From a single Adhaeribacter swui genomic region:
- a CDS encoding nucleoside deaminase encodes MLSVFSDEHFMKEAYKQAQYALEEGEIPIGAVVVSQNKIIARAYNQTEKLNDVTAHAEILAITAAANYLGNKYLHECTLYVTVEPCVMCAGASYWAQVKRVVFGTTDPKRGFRRFGSNLLHPKTEMESGIMAHECANLMTEFFLNKRN; translated from the coding sequence GTGCTTTCGGTATTTAGCGACGAACATTTTATGAAAGAAGCGTACAAACAAGCCCAGTACGCTTTAGAAGAAGGTGAAATTCCGATTGGCGCGGTGGTAGTTAGCCAGAACAAAATAATAGCCCGCGCCTACAACCAAACCGAAAAATTAAACGATGTAACGGCCCACGCCGAAATACTGGCAATTACGGCCGCTGCAAATTATTTAGGTAATAAATATTTACACGAGTGCACTTTGTACGTAACCGTAGAACCGTGTGTGATGTGTGCCGGAGCCAGTTACTGGGCCCAGGTAAAACGGGTAGTATTTGGCACCACCGATCCCAAAAGAGGTTTCCGGCGGTTTGGCAGTAATTTATTACATCCTAAAACCGAAATGGAAAGTGGCATAATGGCCCACGAGTGCGCTAACCTGATGACGGAGTTTTTTTTGAATAAACGAAATTAG
- a CDS encoding S66 peptidase family protein has product MIFPPRLQPGDKIAICALARKITLVEIQSAVDILTSWGLEVVIGESMAGDFHQFAGNDELRLRDLQTMLDNPDIKAIISARGGYGTTRLLDQLNFENFKKSPKWIIGFSDITALLCHVLGLGYASIHSIMPSLFSRAGSEAAIESLRKVLFGEPINYQVPAHVFNRPGEAQGPLFGGNISLLNTIIGTASDVDYTGKILFIEEIDEYLYNLDRMLVQLKRSGKLARLAGLIVGHMTDMRDNPVPFGKTAYEIIQEHTAAYSYPVCFDFPTGHEPHNLALVCGAQAQLQVTPAGSFLEYLPE; this is encoded by the coding sequence ATGATTTTTCCTCCGCGCCTGCAACCTGGCGATAAAATTGCCATTTGTGCCTTAGCCCGCAAAATCACCTTAGTCGAAATTCAATCAGCCGTTGATATTCTTACGTCTTGGGGTTTAGAAGTAGTTATTGGCGAGAGCATGGCCGGCGACTTTCACCAGTTTGCCGGCAACGACGAACTGCGTTTGCGCGATCTGCAAACCATGCTGGATAACCCGGATATAAAAGCCATTATCTCGGCCCGGGGCGGTTACGGCACTACCCGTTTGCTGGACCAGCTAAATTTTGAAAATTTTAAAAAATCGCCGAAATGGATTATCGGCTTTAGCGACATTACCGCTTTGCTCTGCCACGTATTAGGCTTAGGTTACGCCAGCATTCACAGCATTATGCCATCGCTATTTAGTCGGGCCGGCAGCGAAGCCGCTATCGAAAGTTTAAGAAAAGTTTTATTCGGCGAACCAATCAATTACCAAGTTCCGGCGCATGTTTTTAACCGCCCTGGCGAAGCGCAAGGGCCATTGTTTGGCGGTAATATCAGTTTATTGAATACTATTATCGGCACAGCCTCAGATGTAGATTATACCGGTAAAATTTTGTTCATAGAAGAAATTGACGAATACCTGTACAACCTCGACCGCATGCTGGTGCAACTCAAACGCAGTGGCAAATTAGCTCGTTTAGCCGGTTTAATCGTGGGCCACATGACCGATATGCGCGACAATCCGGTTCCGTTTGGCAAAACCGCTTACGAGATCATTCAGGAACATACCGCTGCTTACTCCTACCCTGTTTGTTTTGATTTCCCGACGGGGCACGAACCGCATAATTTAGCTTTAGTTTGCGGCGCGCAAGCGCAACTACAGGTAACGCCAGCAGGTAGCTTTCTGGAATACTTACCGGAGTAA
- a CDS encoding Lrp/AsnC ligand binding domain-containing protein, whose amino-acid sequence MLKNLEIDNTDLKILSLLMEDAKMAYADVGKEVFVSGGTVHVRMKKMEQMGIVTGTQLKLNYGNLGYDVNAFLGIYLRKSSMYNEVLEQLRRIPEVISVNYTTGIYSMFAKLICKDTMHLKNVLTDKIQKIPGIQRTETFISLEESISRPVQLL is encoded by the coding sequence ATGCTCAAAAATTTAGAAATTGACAATACGGATTTAAAAATCCTCTCTCTGCTGATGGAAGACGCGAAAATGGCGTATGCAGATGTAGGAAAAGAAGTGTTTGTTTCGGGCGGTACGGTACACGTACGCATGAAGAAGATGGAACAAATGGGCATTGTAACGGGTACCCAGTTAAAGTTAAATTACGGCAATTTGGGGTACGATGTAAATGCTTTCCTGGGTATTTACCTGCGCAAAAGCTCCATGTATAACGAGGTGTTAGAGCAGCTTCGCCGGATACCCGAAGTAATTAGTGTAAATTACACTACTGGTATTTATAGCATGTTTGCCAAGCTGATCTGCAAAGATACTATGCACCTGAAAAACGTATTAACCGATAAAATTCAGAAAATACCGGGCATTCAGCGTACCGAAACCTTTATTTCTCTGGAAGAAAGTATTAGCCGACCAGTACAATTACTCTAA
- a CDS encoding NupC/NupG family nucleoside CNT transporter codes for MERFTGIIGIVVLLGLAFLLSNNRKAINYRLVGVGLLLQFGLAVFILKTDVGKAIFGYLGHSIEKLLSLSQKGSEFVFGSLVNKEVLTKAFGVGNGYIFFFNVIPTIIFVAVLVNIAYHIGLMQIIVSAMARAVHWAMGVSGAEAVSNVASAFVGQVEAQIMIKPYLKGMTNSELMASMAGSFACIAGGVMATYISFGVPAPYLLAASLMAAPGALVIAKIVYPETEQSQTKGIVKLEVKKSHANIIDAIAAGASDGLKVGLNVVAMLIGFIALIALVDVLLGKLGGVIQVPTLSLNFLLGKLFAIFAWVMGVPAQDVETAGALMGTKMVVNEFVAYLDLVKIKETIHPKTLLITSFALCGFANFSSIAIQVGGIGELAPSRRADLAKLGFRALICGTIASYLSATLAGLLM; via the coding sequence ATGGAGCGATTTACGGGAATAATTGGAATTGTAGTGCTGCTGGGATTAGCTTTTTTACTTTCCAATAACCGCAAAGCCATTAATTACCGCCTGGTGGGCGTAGGTTTATTATTACAATTTGGGCTCGCCGTATTTATATTAAAAACCGATGTGGGCAAAGCCATATTTGGTTACTTGGGCCATAGCATCGAAAAGTTACTGAGCCTGTCGCAAAAAGGCTCGGAGTTTGTTTTTGGCTCGCTAGTAAATAAAGAAGTTTTAACTAAAGCCTTTGGCGTTGGTAACGGGTATATCTTCTTTTTTAACGTTATTCCTACTATTATTTTTGTGGCGGTATTGGTAAATATTGCCTACCACATTGGTTTAATGCAAATTATCGTATCGGCTATGGCCCGGGCGGTGCATTGGGCCATGGGCGTGAGCGGCGCCGAAGCCGTATCGAACGTAGCCAGCGCTTTTGTGGGCCAGGTAGAAGCCCAGATTATGATTAAACCTTACCTGAAAGGCATGACGAACTCTGAGCTAATGGCTTCTATGGCGGGTTCGTTTGCTTGTATTGCGGGAGGCGTAATGGCCACTTATATTTCGTTTGGCGTACCTGCCCCGTACTTGCTGGCAGCCAGTTTAATGGCGGCACCAGGCGCCCTAGTAATCGCCAAAATTGTTTACCCCGAAACCGAACAATCGCAAACTAAAGGCATTGTAAAACTGGAAGTAAAAAAATCGCATGCCAACATTATTGATGCCATTGCCGCCGGCGCTTCAGATGGTTTAAAGGTTGGCTTAAATGTAGTTGCCATGCTCATCGGGTTTATTGCCTTAATTGCCCTGGTAGATGTTTTGCTGGGTAAGCTGGGCGGGGTAATTCAGGTACCTACTTTAAGCTTAAATTTTTTACTGGGTAAGCTATTTGCCATTTTTGCCTGGGTAATGGGCGTACCAGCCCAAGACGTAGAAACCGCCGGCGCTTTAATGGGTACTAAAATGGTAGTAAATGAGTTTGTTGCTTACCTGGATTTAGTTAAAATAAAAGAAACCATTCATCCGAAAACCTTACTGATTACCAGCTTTGCGCTCTGTGGTTTTGCTAATTTTTCGTCGATAGCTATACAAGTGGGTGGTATTGGAGAGTTGGCCCCATCGCGGCGTGCCGACTTAGCGAAATTGGGTTTTCGGGCCTTAATTTGCGGTACTATAGCCTCTTACCTTTCGGCTACTTTGGCCGGTTTATTAATGTAG
- the cysS gene encoding cysteine--tRNA ligase — protein sequence MQPLALYNTLTRKKEIFEPLHAPFVGMYVCGPTVYGEAHLGHSRAAITFDILFRYLTHIGYKVRYVRNITDVGHLVNDADEGEDKIAKQARLAQIEPMEVVQHYTTRYHQDMQQLNVLSPSIEPRASGHMIEQIAMIEEILANGLAYEVNGSVYFDVPAYNQNHHYGKLSGRIVEDLLANTRELDGQQEKRSPLDFALWKKASESHIMRWPSPWSEGFPGWHLECSAMSRKYLGPQFDIHGGGLDLMFPHHECEIAQSQASNHTDAAKYWVHNNLITINGQKMGKSLGNFITLRELFTGQHDLLQTAYTPMTIRFFVLQAHYRSTLDFSNEALLAARKGYLKLMNGLKVLDKINYPADAEESGAQDNDVQKLLDDCYRSLNDDLNTAKAIASLFNVLKKINSMYMGQVPVTSLSSAMFQNLKNTYRALVTEVLGLTEERPDNLDQMLALLLKFYKDAKDAKDYAKVDEIRAEFKKLGIVVKDMKTGIDWAYEE from the coding sequence CCAACCGTATATGGCGAGGCGCATTTAGGTCATAGCAGGGCGGCCATTACCTTTGATATTTTATTCCGGTACTTAACCCATATCGGTTACAAAGTGCGCTACGTGCGCAACATTACCGATGTAGGCCATTTAGTAAACGATGCCGATGAAGGAGAAGATAAAATTGCGAAACAAGCCCGGCTGGCACAAATAGAACCCATGGAAGTAGTGCAGCATTACACCACGCGCTACCACCAAGATATGCAACAACTCAATGTATTATCGCCTAGCATTGAACCGCGCGCTTCCGGCCACATGATCGAGCAGATTGCCATGATTGAGGAAATTTTGGCGAACGGCTTAGCTTACGAGGTAAACGGATCGGTGTATTTTGATGTGCCGGCTTACAACCAAAATCACCATTACGGCAAATTGTCGGGCCGGATTGTGGAAGATTTACTGGCTAATACCCGCGAACTGGATGGGCAGCAGGAAAAACGCTCGCCTTTGGATTTTGCCCTTTGGAAAAAAGCTTCGGAGAGCCATATTATGCGTTGGCCTTCGCCATGGAGCGAGGGTTTTCCGGGTTGGCATTTAGAGTGTTCGGCTATGAGCCGTAAGTATTTAGGGCCGCAGTTTGATATTCACGGGGGTGGATTGGATTTAATGTTCCCGCACCACGAGTGCGAAATTGCCCAAAGCCAGGCCAGCAACCACACCGATGCTGCTAAATACTGGGTGCATAACAATCTGATTACCATTAACGGTCAGAAAATGGGAAAATCGCTGGGCAATTTTATTACGCTGCGCGAGTTATTTACGGGTCAGCACGATTTACTGCAAACTGCCTATACTCCCATGACCATCCGGTTTTTTGTGTTGCAGGCACATTACCGCAGTACTTTAGATTTTTCGAACGAAGCTTTATTGGCCGCGCGTAAAGGCTATTTAAAGTTAATGAACGGCTTAAAAGTGCTGGATAAAATTAACTACCCTGCCGATGCCGAAGAAAGCGGCGCCCAGGACAACGACGTGCAAAAATTACTCGACGATTGCTACCGCAGTTTAAACGACGACCTGAATACCGCTAAAGCCATTGCTTCTTTGTTCAACGTTTTAAAGAAAATCAACAGCATGTACATGGGGCAAGTGCCGGTAACCAGTTTAAGCAGCGCCATGTTCCAAAATTTAAAAAATACCTACCGTGCCCTGGTAACTGAGGTATTAGGCTTAACCGAAGAACGCCCAGATAATTTAGACCAGATGTTAGCTTTGCTGCTTAAGTTCTACAAAGACGCGAAAGATGCGAAAGATTACGCGAAAGTAGATGAGATCCGGGCCGAATTTAAAAAATTAGGCATTGTAGTGAAAGACATGAAAACCGGCATTGATTGGGCCTACGAAGAATAG
- the metX gene encoding homoserine O-acetyltransferase MetX — translation MSQEILHYPQPFLLECGKTLPQLQITYHTYGTYNPDKNNVIWVCHALTANADVFDWWKGLFGPGYLFNPDEHFIVCANILGSCYGTTGPLSENPVSGAAYFQNFPDISIRDMVAAHEILRQHLGISRINVLIGGSLGGQQAMEWAIQFPDLIENLLIIATNASHSPWGIAFNEAQRLAIRADETYYLNVPDGGRKGLKAARAVALLSYRTYHTYGKTQYETDLNKTDNFKAISYQNYQGEKLVNRFNAYSYVSLSKTMDSHNVGRSRGSIEKALQQIKAKTLVVGISSDLLFPPQEQQYLTEHIPGAIYHEIDSFYGHDGFLIETVKLTQLIETFLAIPVAK, via the coding sequence ATGAGTCAGGAAATTTTACATTACCCGCAGCCTTTTTTACTTGAATGCGGGAAAACATTACCCCAACTTCAGATTACTTACCATACTTACGGCACTTATAATCCGGATAAAAACAATGTTATTTGGGTGTGCCATGCGCTTACCGCCAACGCCGATGTATTTGACTGGTGGAAAGGTTTATTTGGGCCCGGCTACTTATTTAACCCCGACGAACATTTTATTGTATGCGCTAATATTTTAGGTTCCTGCTACGGTACTACGGGTCCGCTTTCTGAAAACCCGGTTTCCGGAGCGGCATATTTTCAAAATTTCCCGGATATTTCTATTCGCGATATGGTAGCCGCGCACGAAATTTTGCGGCAGCATTTAGGTATTTCCCGGATAAACGTTTTGATTGGTGGTTCGTTGGGCGGCCAACAAGCCATGGAATGGGCAATTCAATTTCCGGACTTAATTGAAAATTTACTGATAATAGCCACTAACGCCAGCCATTCGCCCTGGGGTATTGCTTTTAACGAAGCGCAGCGCCTGGCTATCCGGGCCGACGAAACTTATTATTTAAATGTACCCGATGGGGGTCGCAAAGGCTTAAAGGCCGCACGGGCCGTAGCTTTGCTTAGTTACCGCACTTATCACACCTACGGTAAAACCCAATACGAAACCGATCTAAACAAAACCGACAATTTTAAAGCTATTTCTTACCAGAATTACCAGGGCGAAAAATTGGTAAACCGCTTTAATGCGTATTCGTACGTGTCGCTCAGCAAAACCATGGATTCGCATAATGTAGGGCGTAGCCGGGGCAGCATAGAAAAAGCTTTACAACAAATAAAAGCCAAAACCCTGGTTGTAGGCATTAGCTCCGATCTGCTGTTTCCGCCGCAAGAGCAACAATATTTAACCGAACACATACCGGGCGCTATCTATCACGAAATTGATTCTTTTTACGGGCACGATGGTTTTTTAATTGAAACCGTAAAACTAACCCAGCTAATCGAAACGTTTCTGGCTATACCGGTAGCAAAGTAA
- the aspS gene encoding aspartate--tRNA ligase — protein sequence MLRTHTCGELRLGNVGQEVTLTGWVQRTRDKGGMLWIDLRDRYGITQLKLEEGVTATEVITQARQLGREFVIKATGKVLERISKNDKLPTGDIEIQLQELTILNPAKLPPFLIEDDTDGGDDLRMKYRYLDLRRASVRKNLELRHRMMQQTRAYLDGLQFIEVETPVLIKSTPEGARDFVVPSRMNPGEFYALPQSPQTFKQLLMVSGFDKYFQIVKCFRDEDLRADRQPEFTQIDCELSFVNQEDILNTFEGLVKHLFKTVRGIEITELPRMTYADAMKYYGNDKPDTRFDMRFVEMNSFVQNKGFKVFDEAELIIGINVTGAATYTRKQLDELTEFVKRPQLGATGLIYARVEANGAVKSSVDKFFTPEDLQQWTEAFSAKPGDLILVIAGAADKARKALSELRLEMGERLGLRDKNTFSPLWVLDFPLLEYNEDEKRFFAMHHPFTSPKQEDFGLLETNPGAVRANAYDMVINGVEVGGGSIRIHERPLQEQMFKLLGFTDEEAREQFGFLLNAFEYGAPPHGGIAFGFDRLCSLFGGADSIRDFIAFPKNNSGRDMMIDSPSPIAEAQLNELNIRLK from the coding sequence ATGCTTAGAACACATACATGTGGTGAATTAAGATTAGGGAACGTAGGGCAGGAAGTAACGCTCACGGGCTGGGTGCAACGAACCCGCGATAAAGGCGGTATGCTCTGGATTGACCTCCGGGACCGGTACGGCATTACCCAGTTAAAACTCGAAGAAGGCGTTACCGCTACCGAGGTTATTACCCAGGCGCGGCAATTAGGGCGCGAGTTCGTGATAAAAGCCACCGGTAAAGTACTGGAGCGTATTTCGAAAAACGATAAATTACCCACCGGCGACATAGAAATTCAACTGCAGGAATTAACTATTCTGAACCCGGCTAAACTACCGCCTTTTTTAATTGAAGACGATACCGACGGCGGCGACGACCTGCGCATGAAATACCGTTACCTGGATTTACGCCGCGCTAGTGTGCGTAAAAACCTGGAACTGCGCCACCGCATGATGCAGCAAACCCGCGCGTACCTGGATGGCTTGCAGTTTATTGAAGTAGAAACCCCCGTTTTAATTAAATCTACGCCCGAAGGCGCCCGCGACTTTGTGGTGCCCAGCCGCATGAACCCCGGCGAGTTTTACGCTTTGCCGCAGTCGCCGCAAACGTTTAAGCAATTGTTAATGGTGTCGGGTTTCGATAAGTATTTTCAAATTGTAAAATGCTTCCGCGACGAAGATTTACGCGCCGACCGCCAACCCGAATTTACGCAAATAGACTGCGAGCTTTCTTTTGTAAACCAGGAAGATATTTTAAATACGTTTGAAGGCTTAGTAAAGCATTTGTTTAAAACCGTGCGCGGCATAGAAATTACCGAACTGCCCCGCATGACCTACGCCGATGCTATGAAGTATTACGGCAACGACAAGCCCGATACTCGTTTCGATATGCGTTTTGTGGAAATGAACTCGTTTGTACAGAACAAAGGATTCAAGGTATTCGACGAAGCAGAATTAATTATTGGAATAAATGTAACTGGGGCCGCTACTTACACCCGCAAGCAGCTCGATGAATTAACCGAATTCGTGAAACGGCCGCAGTTAGGGGCTACCGGTTTAATTTACGCCCGCGTAGAAGCCAATGGCGCGGTAAAATCATCGGTAGATAAATTCTTTACTCCAGAGGATTTGCAACAATGGACCGAAGCTTTCTCAGCTAAGCCCGGTGATTTAATTTTGGTTATTGCGGGTGCTGCTGATAAAGCCCGCAAAGCATTATCGGAGCTGCGCCTGGAAATGGGCGAACGCTTGGGCTTACGCGATAAGAATACCTTTTCGCCGTTGTGGGTACTCGATTTTCCGTTATTGGAATACAACGAAGACGAGAAGCGGTTTTTTGCCATGCACCATCCGTTTACCTCGCCCAAACAGGAAGATTTTGGTTTATTAGAAACTAACCCGGGTGCGGTACGCGCTAATGCCTACGATATGGTAATTAACGGCGTAGAAGTAGGCGGGGGGTCTATCCGGATTCATGAGCGGCCGTTGCAGGAGCAAATGTTTAAGCTTTTAGGCTTTACCGACGAAGAAGCCCGCGAGCAGTTTGGGTTTTTACTCAATGCTTTTGAATACGGCGCACCGCCACACGGCGGCATTGCTTTCGGTTTCGACCGGCTGTGTTCTTTATTCGGTGGAGCTGATTCTATCCGCGATTTTATTGCCTTCCCGAAAAATAATTCCGGCCGAGATATGATGATTGATTCGCCTTCGCCAATTGCGGAAGCGCAATTAAACGAGTTGAATATCCGGTTAAAGTAA
- a CDS encoding homoserine dehydrogenase has product MTKIQKVGLFGFGCVGQGLYDVLANSRGIKASIEKICVKDRNKKRKLPASYFTFEKDEVLNNPEIDLIVELIDNADEAFEIVSTALKQGKNVVTANKKMVAQHLEELVELQHQHQVSLLYEASCCGSIPIIRTLEEYYDNELLYAVSGIFNGSSNYILSKIFNENLDYDLALKQAQDLGFAETDPTLDVGGFDAKYKLTIIAAHAFGLFLNPDTVLNLGIQNLSKYDIQYAREKDYKIKLVPHVSKVDEATVTLFVMPQFITRTHPLYNVENEYNGVIVEAAFSEKQFFSGKGAGGYPTGSAVLSDISALTYGYKYEYKKHLQHIEVNSTNNIEVEVYLRYSNKELLKTLQFESISEKFIAKDFKYVIGYVRLENLLEHIQAIRESDAFLVSTGNFQASTTSPENVRETATEEFELI; this is encoded by the coding sequence ATGACTAAAATTCAAAAAGTAGGCTTGTTTGGGTTTGGCTGCGTGGGCCAGGGTTTATATGATGTGTTAGCCAACAGCCGGGGCATTAAAGCCAGCATCGAAAAAATTTGCGTGAAAGATCGTAACAAAAAACGCAAGCTGCCGGCTTCTTACTTTACTTTTGAGAAAGACGAAGTACTCAATAACCCGGAAATTGATTTAATTGTTGAACTGATTGATAATGCCGATGAAGCTTTTGAAATAGTTTCTACGGCCTTAAAACAAGGTAAAAACGTAGTAACGGCCAATAAAAAAATGGTGGCCCAACACCTGGAAGAGTTAGTAGAGTTACAACACCAACACCAGGTATCTTTGCTGTACGAGGCCTCCTGCTGCGGCTCTATTCCTATTATCCGGACACTGGAAGAATATTACGACAATGAATTACTGTACGCCGTAAGCGGTATTTTTAACGGTTCTTCTAACTATATTTTATCTAAAATTTTTAACGAAAACCTGGATTACGATCTGGCTCTGAAACAAGCCCAGGATTTAGGTTTCGCCGAAACCGACCCAACTCTGGATGTAGGCGGCTTCGATGCGAAGTATAAACTCACCATTATTGCGGCGCACGCTTTTGGTTTATTTTTAAACCCAGATACGGTTCTAAATTTAGGTATTCAAAATTTATCGAAATACGATATTCAATACGCCCGCGAAAAAGATTATAAAATAAAACTGGTACCGCACGTAAGTAAAGTAGACGAGGCTACCGTTACCTTGTTTGTGATGCCGCAGTTTATCACCCGCACCCACCCGCTGTACAACGTAGAAAACGAGTACAACGGCGTAATTGTAGAAGCGGCTTTCTCCGAAAAACAATTCTTTTCGGGTAAAGGCGCGGGCGGCTATCCAACCGGTTCCGCGGTTTTATCGGATATTTCAGCGCTGACGTACGGGTATAAATATGAGTACAAAAAACACCTGCAACATATCGAAGTAAATTCTACCAACAACATTGAAGTAGAAGTTTACCTGCGTTACTCGAATAAAGAATTATTAAAAACACTGCAGTTCGAAAGCATTTCTGAGAAATTTATCGCGAAAGATTTTAAATACGTAATCGGCTACGTACGCCTCGAAAACCTGTTAGAGCACATTCAGGCCATTCGCGAATCCGATGCTTTTCTGGTAAGTACCGGCAATTTTCAAGCAAGCACTACTAGCCCCGAAAACGTGCGCGAAACAGCTACCGAAGAATTTGAATTGATTTAA
- a CDS encoding superoxide dismutase codes for MAFELPQLPYAYDALEPHIDKQTMEIHHTKHHQAYTTNLNNAIQGTDLEGKSIEEILQNVSKAPAAVRNNGGGFYNHNLFWTILAPNAGGEPTGAIAEAITSSFGSYEKFKDEFTKAATTRFGSGWAWLCKMDGGNLQICSTANQDSPLMDVESNCGGFPLLGLDVWEHAYYLKYQNRRPEYITAFFNLINWDEVNRRFAQAS; via the coding sequence ATGGCTTTCGAATTACCGCAATTACCGTATGCCTACGATGCCCTGGAACCCCATATTGATAAGCAGACTATGGAAATCCACCATACGAAGCACCACCAGGCTTATACTACTAACCTGAACAATGCCATTCAGGGAACTGATTTGGAAGGTAAATCCATTGAAGAAATTTTACAGAATGTAAGCAAAGCTCCAGCCGCAGTACGCAACAACGGCGGGGGTTTCTACAACCACAACCTGTTCTGGACCATTCTGGCACCTAATGCCGGCGGCGAGCCAACCGGCGCCATTGCCGAGGCCATTACCAGTTCTTTTGGTTCTTACGAAAAATTTAAAGACGAATTTACGAAAGCGGCTACTACCCGTTTTGGATCTGGCTGGGCCTGGCTTTGCAAAATGGATGGCGGCAATTTACAAATTTGCTCTACCGCTAACCAAGACAGCCCTTTAATGGACGTAGAAAGCAACTGTGGGGGTTTTCCGCTGTTGGGCTTAGACGTTTGGGAACATGCTTATTATTTAAAATACCAAAACCGCCGGCCCGAGTACATTACGGCTTTCTTTAACCTGATTAACTGGGACGAAGTAAACCGCCGGTTCGCGCAGGCTAGTTAA
- a CDS encoding O-acetylhomoserine aminocarboxypropyltransferase/cysteine synthase family protein: MSEQNLKFETLQLHAGQEPDPVTGSRAVPLYQTTSYVFNNAEHGANLFALKEFGNIYTRIMNPTTDVFEKRMAALEGGVAALAVGSGQAAQFIALNNILQAGDNFVSTSFLYGGTYNQFKVAFKRLGVEVRFADGDNPESFEKLIDDKTKALYLETIGNPGFNIPDFEAIAAIAEKHDLPLIVDNTFAAGGYLFRPLEHGAHIVVESATKWIGGHGTSIGGVIIDGGKYDFNNGKFPQFSEPAEGYHGLVFGDVFGPKGPFGNIQFIIRARVEGLRDFGPAISPFNSFLLLQGLETLSLRVERHVQNALELAQWLEQHPQVESVNYPGLASSPYHQLATKYLKKGFGGVLSFNIKGDKESATKFIDSLKLTSHLANVGDAKTLIIQPAATTHQQLSEAEQKAAGVSPTFLRVSVGIEHIDDIKADFEQAFAQLNNGSGSGSSDLTDADGPASEVTDKIIESV; encoded by the coding sequence ATGTCTGAGCAAAATTTAAAATTTGAAACTTTGCAATTGCATGCCGGTCAAGAACCGGATCCTGTTACTGGTTCCCGGGCGGTGCCGTTGTATCAAACTACTTCTTACGTATTTAATAACGCCGAACACGGTGCTAATTTATTTGCCTTAAAAGAATTCGGGAACATTTATACCCGCATCATGAACCCCACTACCGATGTGTTTGAAAAACGCATGGCGGCTTTAGAGGGTGGCGTAGCGGCTTTGGCGGTCGGTTCCGGCCAGGCGGCTCAATTTATTGCCCTAAACAATATTCTACAGGCCGGCGATAATTTTGTGAGCACTTCGTTTTTGTACGGCGGTACTTACAACCAATTTAAAGTAGCTTTTAAACGCTTGGGCGTTGAAGTGCGCTTTGCCGATGGCGACAACCCGGAGAGTTTCGAAAAATTAATCGATGATAAAACTAAGGCCCTGTACCTGGAAACTATTGGCAACCCCGGCTTTAACATCCCGGATTTTGAAGCCATTGCGGCCATTGCCGAAAAGCATGACTTACCATTAATTGTAGATAATACTTTTGCGGCAGGCGGTTATTTATTCCGGCCACTGGAGCACGGTGCCCACATTGTAGTGGAATCGGCTACTAAATGGATAGGCGGCCACGGCACCAGCATTGGCGGCGTTATTATCGATGGTGGTAAATACGATTTTAATAACGGTAAATTCCCGCAATTCTCGGAACCCGCCGAAGGTTATCATGGCTTAGTATTTGGCGATGTATTTGGGCCTAAAGGGCCGTTCGGGAACATCCAGTTTATTATCCGGGCACGGGTAGAAGGCTTACGCGATTTTGGACCAGCCATTAGTCCGTTTAACTCGTTCTTATTATTGCAAGGCCTGGAAACTTTATCGCTGCGCGTAGAGCGCCACGTACAAAATGCTTTAGAATTAGCACAATGGTTGGAGCAGCACCCGCAGGTAGAAAGCGTAAACTATCCGGGCTTAGCGAGCAGCCCTTATCACCAGCTGGCTACTAAATATTTAAAAAAGGGCTTCGGTGGCGTGCTGTCGTTTAACATTAAAGGCGATAAAGAAAGCGCTACTAAATTTATAGATAGCTTAAAATTAACCAGCCATTTAGCTAACGTGGGCGATGCCAAAACGCTGATTATTCAACCAGCGGCTACTACGCACCAGCAATTATCGGAAGCAGAGCAAAAAGCAGCCGGCGTATCGCCTACTTTCCTGCGGGTATCTGTGGGTATTGAGCACATTGATGATATTAAAGCTGATTTTGAACAAGCTTTTGCCCAGTTAAATAATGGCAGCGGCTCTGGTAGTTCCGATCTAACGGATGCTGATGGCCCTGCTTCGGAAGTTACCGACAAAATAATCGAATCTGTTTAA